taaaagccatagCTAAAAGACAATAATAgtagattttcaaaataaaagccagagGGAAAAGACAATAATAgtagattttcaaaataaaagccatcgCTAAAAGACAATACTAgtagattttcaaaataaaagccagaaGGAATGCACAACAGTAAGTGATGAtgcatttcagaataaaagccttTTTTGGTTTCTCATGAaagtcttttcaaaataaaagctataGCTAAAAGACAATAATAgtagattttcaaaataaaagccagagGGAAAAGGCCTTGTTTTCGGTTGcttcttcaaaataagagctGAGGTATGACATAAAGTTATGATCCCTTCAAAATAAAGCTTCAGGTCCAGAATTTCATCATCGAACaggaaatacaaatatattaattttgttaaataatttaatttaaatattctttatgtttatatttgacgaagacaacaacaacaacacgtaCATCTGTAATAATAACATTTACTATAATAAATTAAACTCATAATTACAAATGcataaaataataaattaatGATAATCAACAGCAGGGAAATGGAAGCAGCTGATTGGACGAGGATCTACGGCGACAGGTTGCTCAGGCTCTGATTGGTCGAGAGGAAATTACCCATGAAACTCGGCACCTGCAGGCCCGTCGTCAAGGCGATGCCGCCGCACCAAACCTGCAACGATTGAATACAGTCAGATTCTTGTTTAAATTAAGACCTTCAAAATGAAAGTCTGGCATTCAACAAAACAGCAGcgctttttcagaataaaagctctaAAACTAAAGCTTCAAAttatgaatttcaaaataaataaaattctAATTTTTGTAATAATTGTTgccaaaaaattataataaaataataaataattataaaatattaaaataataataagataGTAAAATATTGAAATGATACAAATATCATAAGctattaatataataacattataataagatATCAAACGTGTCGGAGTACTGACGGTGAAGGCGGGGACGAGCGGCTGGTTGAATTTTGTTTTGAAGGAGTGAAGAAGACGAAGGCGATCGACGTCGATGAAGATTAAATCTCCTGAAACACAGAGACGTCAACGACTGAACACAAAAATGAAAATATCaaaatcataaatatataaacatCGTATAATGCAAGCAGTAGACGGAGAGGCGGTCTGTAAACACAGATTAAAAGTTAGAATAAGAACAGAGCAGAATATCTACCGTTGTCGTAGTCGCAGAAGATTCCGATTCGCTGAGGCAGTGGCCAATCGAGCGCCTTCGCCCGGTTGTTGTGCTTGGCAGCGAGCGAGCTCTGCAGCCATTGGCTGGCGTGGAGACACCAGGAACCGGAGCTTTTACCTAATTGGTCAAAGCGTCCCAGGCTGGAGCGATAAGCCACGCCCACACTGAAGGACTTCCAGTCAGCGAGGGGGCGGAGCTCCCAGTAGAGGCCGCCGCCCACCATCTCCTGGTCGCCTAGGAGACGGGAGGATGTTTTAttaaaccttcaaaataaaagtccacTAAACACGGACGGGTTTTCTTTTTTAtaaatatcaaaataaaagctggTGAGACCGTTTCttattttattctttatattttaaaaccCATATTGTAAAGCATTAGCATTGGTTAGCATTCCTCACCCAGCACGGTGTACGACTCTCCGGCGAATCGGTCGCGTGCGCCTCGACTTCCTGCCGTCTTATTGGGCGAGGGCGTGGCGCTCCGGCTGCCGACCAATAGAAACACATCATTtagtaaaaaatataaaaaaatatttaaaacccTTTAAACTCGTAGAGAGTGAAAGTGAGAAaccaggaagtgaaacagccAATGAGACGAGCCGAAGCGATGAGAAAACGTGAAAAAACTCTAAATATTAATTTAATTGATTTACAATTCTGTAAACAACAAAATACACAATATCTAAATAAATAGAAACAAACAAAGAATTAAAATGTTAGTGTTTTAATTTAAGCCACTTTGAGCTTCAGGAAAATCCCATGTATTATTTTTATAATAAATCTAATTAAGCtggttattaaaatgtaatatgtcataaacacatatatatatatattcactcTGTTATGAGTTTATTGAAtaggtttgtgtttgtgttataTAATCAACACGTGAACAAATGGAGCCACAAACAGATCTGAATATTAAATCAGGGTAAGATGATGTCAGTGGAGCAGTGATGTGATTGGCTGAGTGGAGCAGGAAATGGCGGATGGAGAACGTGATTGGTCAGCGAAGTCGTTTCTACCTGAGCGAGCGGTGGCGACGCGGTACGGAGACTGAAGAGGGACAAAAAggtcagcagcagaaagcaaacCTAAATTAATGACAGTTAAGATTGGGTTTGACCACCTGGGAGGGAAAGGCAGGAAGGACTACAACTCCCATGATGCTCAGCGGTACCTGCTCTTGTTCTCTTTGCCTCTCAGCCGGGCGTCGTGACCTTTGACCCCCTGCGGCTCCCAGGTCACCGTGTCGCTCTGAACCCTCAGCTCAGCGTGAGCCGACGAGCCGTCAAACACAAAGGCGAACGCTGCAGGaaagtacatttaaaataattaagtaataataataaaaagttatgcagaaaataaattaaattaagctacgataaatatttatataaaaccaCCTGCGGTCGGCACGGCAACCGGCTCGGAGAAGTCGCCGGCGGCCGCTTTGTTCCTCGCTCGAACGCGAACCACCACGAAGCGGGAGTCGAACTTCAGACCTGAGATGGTCGCCTGAGTCTCCTCGATGTCGGTCATTTTTTCCCAGCATGCATCTCCGGCGGCCCTCAGCGAATCCTCTCTGTTCGACTTCCTGTATTCCAGATCATAGCGTTCGATTCGTCCGTCGTCGCAGCCGTCGCCGGCCGGTCGCCAGGCAACCGTGATGTTGTTGTCCCTGGCAACGCAGGAGGGGGCGTCGATCTCTGGAACTTTAGGGACTGAGAGGgagattttcaaaataaaatactgatAGTCATCCGGATGACACCGAGCAGGAGACGGTGCACTTTATACATTCATAAAGATTTGGCCgacaaacattaaaataaataatacattgacTGAAAAGAAATCTGATGTTGATCTGATGTTGATCTGATGTTGATCACCTGGCAGGAAGTCCAGCCTctgaagccccgccctgtcGGCGCTGAAGTCGACGGTGAACTGCGACATCGTCTCCGACGCCGCCGGACGGGTCGCCAGGCGGAACCCCGGGGCCATGGTTACCCTGGCAACGGGGGTTAAACGCTGAGCTTTGATTGGTTTAAGACGTGTTAGTGGTTTTTACTAATTTAATTAAAagctaaaataaaataaatttaaaaaagtgttaattaaaaataaaataaaactgaaACAAAGAAAgagcaaaataaataaaatgttaaaaccTGTCAACATCAAAGTGTTTGATAACGTATCAAAGGACGGGTTAACGAACCTCTCTTTGATCTGTTTCGCCGCCTGGACAGAAAACACATAAATAACGttattattttatgtttgtttttaattgatcttattatttttaatgtccTCCCATCCTACCTTGAGGAACTCTTCTTCGTTGGTGATCGTCAGCGTTTGGTTAGCGAACTCGAGCAGCTCTTCGCCCGAACGCAGGGCGAACTTCCCCTCCGACATCTGCTTCTGAAACACgtttaatataatacatttaaacGGAGCTACAATTAATACGAATGAATAATTCCTGATTATAATAAGCGTCTTCACCTGAAGCTCCGCCTCCTTCCTCCGCTTCTCCTCTTTGATGACGTAACGGAGCCCCGCCCCTTTCTCCTCCAGGGCGGAGCTTAGCTGTTCGAGCTCCGCCTCCAGCTCTGACATCACCTTACATGACTCCTCCTGATTGGACAGAACACGTTTTTAACTTCAATTCAAAGTGATA
The Pseudochaenichthys georgianus unplaced genomic scaffold, fPseGeo1.2 scaffold_773_arrow_ctg1, whole genome shotgun sequence genome window above contains:
- the LOC117444268 gene encoding FSD1-like protein isoform X3; this translates as MSELEAELEQLSSALEEKGAGLRYVIKEEKRRKEAELQKQMSEGKFALRSGEELLEFANQTLTITNEEEFLKAAKQIKERVTMAPGFRLATRPAASETMSQFTVDFSADRAGLQRLDFLPVPKVPEIDAPSCVARDNNITVAWRPAGDGCDDGRIERYDLEYRKSNREDSLRAAGDACWEKMTDIEETQATISGLKFDSRFVVVRVRARNKAAAGDFSEPVAVPTAAFAFVFDGSSAHAELRVQSDTVTWEPQGVKGHDARLRGKENKSSRSATPSPNKTAGSRGARDRFAGESYTVLGDQEMVGGGLYWELRPLADWKSFSVGVAYRSSLGRFDQLGKSSGSWCLHASQWLQSSLAAKHNNRAKALDWPLPQRIGIFCDYDNGDLIFIDVDRLRLLHSFKTKFNQPLVPAFTVWCGGIALTTGLQVPSFMGNFLSTNQSLSNLSP
- the LOC117444268 gene encoding FSD1-like protein isoform X1; the encoded protein is MRSVHALPRPISERYTEALSRIISTLANKNEELQTFLETVDNTLTGLQEESCKVMSELEAELEQLSSALEEKGAGLRYVIKEEKRRKEAELQKQMSEGKFALRSGEELLEFANQTLTITNEEEFLKAAKQIKERVTMAPGFRLATRPAASETMSQFTVDFSADRAGLQRLDFLPVPKVPEIDAPSCVARDNNITVAWRPAGDGCDDGRIERYDLEYRKSNREDSLRAAGDACWEKMTDIEETQATISGLKFDSRFVVVRVRARNKAAAGDFSEPVAVPTAAFAFVFDGSSAHAELRVQSDTVTWEPQGVKGHDARLRGKENKSSRSATPSPNKTAGSRGARDRFAGESYTVLGDQEMVGGGLYWELRPLADWKSFSVGVAYRSSLGRFDQLGKSSGSWCLHASQWLQSSLAAKHNNRAKALDWPLPQRIGIFCDYDNGDLIFIDVDRLRLLHSFKTKFNQPLVPAFTVWCGGIALTTGLQVPSFMGNFLSTNQSLSNLSP
- the LOC117444268 gene encoding FSD1-like protein isoform X2 yields the protein MDSQKEALSRIISTLANKNEELQTFLETVDNTLTGLQEESCKVMSELEAELEQLSSALEEKGAGLRYVIKEEKRRKEAELQKQMSEGKFALRSGEELLEFANQTLTITNEEEFLKAAKQIKERVTMAPGFRLATRPAASETMSQFTVDFSADRAGLQRLDFLPVPKVPEIDAPSCVARDNNITVAWRPAGDGCDDGRIERYDLEYRKSNREDSLRAAGDACWEKMTDIEETQATISGLKFDSRFVVVRVRARNKAAAGDFSEPVAVPTAAFAFVFDGSSAHAELRVQSDTVTWEPQGVKGHDARLRGKENKSSRSATPSPNKTAGSRGARDRFAGESYTVLGDQEMVGGGLYWELRPLADWKSFSVGVAYRSSLGRFDQLGKSSGSWCLHASQWLQSSLAAKHNNRAKALDWPLPQRIGIFCDYDNGDLIFIDVDRLRLLHSFKTKFNQPLVPAFTVWCGGIALTTGLQVPSFMGNFLSTNQSLSNLSP